CCCCCCTCCTCAGAGTATAGTCAACGACGTAGAATCTAGCACAGAAGCACCAGCTGTAGAATTTCAGGTAGTCATCAAACCAGACTATTATGCTGCAGCGCACTATTTATGCTTAACCTCACAATCACTCACTCGTTTCCTTTTAAGCCCTACACAATCCCAGAGCGGGACTCCACCCGGACTGACCTCCAGTACTACGAACACGACACCGACCCGCGAGATGACTGGATCGTCCGAACCAAGAAGGAGTGGTCTGGCCTGCCTCGCATCGCCACTCATCCGCTCGACTTGGCCGTGCTACGCCTTGCCAATCTTGAGCGTAACATCGAGAGGCGCTACCTGAAGGAGCCGCTCTGGAACCCAGCTGAGGTGATGCGCCTCGCTCCTCTCACTCCGACGCCAGGAGAAGAGCAACCTATGGATGTCATTAGGTAGGAAGGCGAGATGCTGCTCGGGGGGCGTATGGGCGTAATacaaaatctttgtttttgctctttattttttcttctgtcCTAGTTTGGAAAGTGAGATCACATCCAGACTCAGAACGTGGCGGCAGGCCTTGGATCGCTGCCGCAGTGCCCCTCAGTTGTGCCTGTGTTTGCTGCAGCTAGAGAAAGCTATTGCCTGGGAGAGATCTGTGACTAAAGTGGTAAGAAAGTTCACAAACTTTACTCATAAGTGGGCAGGCATTTTTTGAACCCCTTTCTTTAACCAAACTAGAGGTgtcaaaaaaatacaactgtttcatgaaacaaatttgaagcttcatttttctGTCAGCCATCCCCAAAATGAGTTGGCAAATAAACGCAGAAAATTTGGTCTCGATGGACattaataattaatatataAGCCTTATAAAAACATGCCACCTACATGCCCAAGCCTACTCTCAGCTCAAATAGTTTTTCAAATTTTCCTTTCGACCGTCACTCTTGACTCCAGACATGCCAGATCTGCAGGAAAGGTGACAATGATGACTGCCTGCTGCTGTGCGACGGCTGCGATCGAGGCTGTCACATGTACTGCCTGAGGCCCAAGATCGCCCAGGTGCCTGAGGGAgactggttttgtccaacttGTGTTGCCAAGGTCAGAACCCGATTAAGGAGCAGCTTGAGACGAGCTCGCTTTAGGAAGTGGTTCTTTCTTCACGCGTCAGCATGGTTATTTGCTTCATGCCTCAGGAGGAAAGTGCATCACCACACTCAAAAAAGCGCACCAGGATGAAAAAGAAGCGTTATGAAGAAAACAGTTCAGATGACGATACAACAACTCGGCGGACCTCGGGTATGGCAACACGGCACAAAGAGGCATCGACCAACGCATCGGCGGCGACCTCTTCGTCTTCGCGGCATTCAGGAGAAAGCGGGGCGGCCAAGCGGCGCCGCATGGCAACGCGTAACCAGCCGGACCTCACTTTCTGCGAGTGCGTCCTGCCTTTATTCTTCAACGGTGCTCTATAGTAAATTGGTATTAAtcccctcttttttttggggggggtggtgTAGGATCATCCTGATGGAAATGGAGGCTCACGCAGATGCTTGGCCGTTCCTCGAGCCCGTTAACCCCCGCCTGGTGCCGGGCTACCGTCGCATTGTCAAGAATCCTATGGACTTCCTTACCATGAGAGAAAGACTGCTGCAGGGAGGGTAAGCCTGCGCAAACTGAGCGATGTTAATAAACGCTACAGAACTGGAAAATCATCAGATGCAACTCCATCACGTCTGCTTCCCAGGTACTGCAGCTGTGAAGAGTTTGCGACAGATGCTCAACTGGTCTTCAGCAACTGTGAGCTGTTCAACGAAGACACCTCTGAGGTGGGGATGGCGGGACATTCCATGCGGCGCTTCTTTGAGAGCCGCTGGGCAGAGTTCTACTCGAACAAAGAGAAATAGAACTCTGCAAGATTCTCACCAATGGTGAGGACTGTTGGTGCTGTCACCAACCCTGCAAGAGGTGTTACTAAGACTGTCAGGTTTCTCCAGCTATGTGTATTCCTCATCTAAAGGTCTTTTTTGGtaggttttttcttttgggcTGGGCTTTTATTAAGGCCTGCAACTGATCTGACTTGAATTTCATACACAAACACCCTCACTTCAGCCCCTGTGTGTGTCCTCACGCCACTCCCTTTCACAAGTCCGAATTTGGGGTAGACTTTGGGTCAGTCTCCCCTCTAGGACAAAGACTCTAAATATGGATTTCCCTTGTTCATTGCGTTTTTCCATCTGAGCGACTGCAAACTGGACCTGCTTCGTAacacccattaaaaaaaagccaggcCATGTTGTACCTGTTCGAATTGTAACGTGGTTTATGCctaggtttttttcccccctcaatatatttttattatatattctatatataaatatatatataaagatgaCAATAGCTGGGATTATTTAATAGCAATAGTGTGTAGTTAACATGTACAGGTGAACTCATAGACTTGTCTAGACGATTATATGAAAAAGGCCAGTTGATCGAAAACAAACCATGAGTACAATTTGTGCAACCGCTACTTAGCCGCGCATGCACGTTCACGCTGCTGCTGTGTGAAAGACACTGGTGGACTTGTGATGGTGGGCAGTGTGTGTGGATTCCACTCTCGAGTGACACAGCAGGCTGTACACTGAGTGTATAGAAATGTGCTACTTGCACTAGTTTGTGCTTTAAGGATCTGTTGTAGGGGCAACCCACGCTGAACGCTTGCTCTTGAGACAAGATGACAGGTTTGTTTAAAATGCACCTTGACTTGAGTATTTGTCTGAAAACGTGCAAACATCCAATTTTGGTCATGTTAAGATTGTACAGAGTAGAAATGCAGAAGAGCTCCGAAGTACTGGCTACATTCTCACCTGGTTACATCCTTCTTTTGCATCACTTTATGTGCTGTGCACGAGTCAGCGTTCCATGGGGCACTGTTATGGGACTGCGGCGGGACTACACCGCagtccactttttatttaaacttGTTTCTTACACTGACCTCTGATCAGCTTGTAGAATATACATATTATTCCTAttcaaaaagataaaaaaacaaaaaaaaggaccaGAAAACCAAATGTGGTGTTACGTGACTTTTTCATAATGTACAGTTTTGGTGACATTAAATTTTGTTCCTTTATATTTTTAGGACCAATTCATTTTTAACGGGATGTATTCCAAGACTCTGTTGTATTAAGGTGATGTAACATGTGTGCATCTGTAGAATGTACTGTgagttgaataaataaaaaataaaaaatatctaGTAGTTTTTGACTTTGTGGTCTAAATCTTTCCAGCAGCTTACTCTGTGCATGTTGGGAATGTCAGACCATCATCTTTGTCATCTGAAGAAGATACACCATCACCTTCGTCATCTTCAGAAAGTGAGTATACCGGTCAGTACTTTATCGAAGTAACAATGCACGCAGTAGCTCTTCTTTTGCGTGCAATTTTAACAGGCCCATTAAACATTTCAAACGATCTCTGATCCACAATTGTTTAGATTTGACTGgtacatttttgaaaatgtacCCAAATTTCAGCAATCACTTGTATTAGAAGTACAGTGATAGGAAATTGAAGTTTCTAATTTGTTTTATGAATAACCTATACGTTTTGACTCCTCAGATGGCactgtttgtttaaaaaaaaaaaaaaaaagggggtttaAGAATTAGCAAGCCAGTGTATTTTCAGCTCAACGTTGAACAGAGTTTCATCtagcgtgaaaaaaaaaccccaactgtttcatgaagcaaattcaaagcttcattttcccaccaGTGTGTCTGGTGCCTTGCAAAACTATTCACTCCCCTTGGCTCTTCAAGCATTTTCTTACAGCCACTAAATGATGTCTATTTGATGGACAGAGATGAGCTTTAAACCGAAAGCCCAGCTATATCGATTGTAGTCATAGGTAGAGCCTCTCTTTCAAAGACCAGTTTCTACATCAGGCTTCAGTTTTCAAAACCTCGACTTGTTCCAAAATGTCTTAAAAGTCCAAATAACGGTGACAAAAAAGTGGTGGAGTGCTTGTTAGGCCTCCATGGAGCGTCCTGTCTCAAGCACATGTTCCTTCGGGAGGGTGCTGCCATCACTGCCAGCTGCTCTGCACGTTTAAGTGGGAGAACCTCTCACCTTGATCCTTTTCCCTCACATGCACAAATTCAATCAAATGCCCCAAAATGAACAATTCAATAAAATATCCCTTTCACATCACTCTATCAAATCCCCTAGTTGGCACTTTGTGTGTGGCAAAATGTGTCATTGTCAGCACTCTGGGCGGAGGGGGTGGAAAAACTCCCCACGCCAGCGGGTTCTAGTGTGACACCCCCCAGCCCCTCACTGCCGTGCCCGCTCTACACATTTGGACTTAGTCCCACAAAAGGGGGGATAACAGTTAAACAGTTGCTATGATAAGAAGGGGCTAATCCACCTCATAATAGGCCACCTCTAACCAGTTCATTCTGGACCCTGTCTACCAGATTGACACCCCGGATCCAAACAGCCCGTGATGCGGAGGCCCAAACAGAGGATCCTCCGCATCTTATGTTATGAGATTAACGGCATCTAAGTGATGCTGCACAGGACCCCGTTTGTCGCTGAAACATGGAACTCTCGTGTccttttcatctcaaacaaggtgTATGTTTGTTTGATATccacgatgaaaaaaaaaaaaagcttgtccaGGTGGGCCAGCACAATAGGAACCATGGCAACAGCATCATAAAAGGGTCTCCATGGAGATCAGAGCGACACTGGACAAGAAGGCTAATTTGTCCAAATGATAATGGTTGTTGTGAAGGGGCATCGAATTTGGGTTGTGGGTCAAAAcaggtatatatttatttattgcttttaCTTAATGTGTAATAGTGTGCAACAATATGTCCACAACCATTATGTAAATATACCCAAATCATGAGAGAACTGGATAATTATATAGAAAATCTCTCTTCTCTGGAATAATCTATttcattgattaaaaaaacaagaacaaagaAAAATTGGTGTTAAGTATCATTGCGGcagtatatattatattatattatattatattatattatattatattatattatattatattatattatattatattatattatattatattatattatatattgcaAAACATACTGCATTCTTTTTCTTGAAAATAAATGATCCATTCCTATCCTGCTTGACACGTCATGGCATTGAATGAGCTAAAGGAGCTCccacaggaaaaagaaaaagaaaaaaaagaacagcagcaGCTACGGGTACTGTGATTTAAGATGGAAATGATTGACATTTATGACAACCTTAGCACAACAAAGCAAGgaagttgttttattttttgaagtTGTTAAAGTCGTCCCAACTTCAATTACTGATTTAGATTCCAAAAATacgagttgtgttttttttcggtgcacatgtgaCTTTGGAGGGGAAAAAGCAGGTTACAGACCGCTGCTATAGACAAACAAACACCTGCCTCCATTTGAGAGTCTTCAGCTTATCCGCAATACATcattttgaaatgtgggagTCAGCCAGAGTGTCTATCACTTTTTACCTTCCACAGTGCCTCCTCCAGGTACATCCTGCACAAGCCTGTCAAGTAGCCACAATCACTTTGTAACAAATTGCTCAAGGTCACCACCGCAGTGTTCCGGATGTAAGTGTGTTAGAAAACAAACACTTTAAGGGCTATGATGACTAATGTGTGCAGACACACTTTACAGACTTTGATATAAGGAGAGAGGTGGGTGTGGGGGGTGGGAGGAGGCTGCATGGTCTCACCAGAGGACCTCTCAGACTCTAATGAGGGTTTGAGCGGCgcccgacggacggacggacggacgaacaGACTCCATCGAAGGACAACGCAACCTCCTGACCGCAGCTGGGGAGAGACTCGGTGGATGTGAAATGATGTGGCATGAGGTGAGCATCTTCTGTTATTGTCTTGTTGAGCTTTGctttatgtgcgtgtgtgtgtgctggggtGAAAAGATGTACGTTTCATCTCTATTTCTAAACAGTACTTTTAAAGTTGCAGATTGTCTTTCTATTAAATTATCCATGAGCCCCCATTATATCCAGTACAATATGGAATATTTCCATAATCCACCAATTTAATTTCtcgtgaaaatgttttgaaaaatgtccAGCTCTTTGCCAACAAATACACATGCAAGTAACTGTTGGTGCCTTCATGTGCATCTTTAATCATCCACAAACTCTGCTTTGCGTCTTTGCACCGAGAAGCTCCGTAGCCGTCAGTTCTGGCAAGCCATGATGGCGGAGCTGATCGGCACGCTGGTGCTGGTGAGCGCTGTGCTGGGTGCTTCCGTACCGGACCGTGACGAGACCCCGGTGGGACCCTTGTACCCAGCAGTGGCAGTCGGCGCGGTGATTGTCGTACTGGGACACTGTTTTGGGGAAATAAGCGGAGCACAGGTATCACAGTTGACATTTTGGCTCTTCATATTAAATTCTTTTGAACCCATTGTGTGCTTCCTGCTCAGGTCAACCCTGCAGTGACTTTATCGCTCCTGGCCACACGAAGGCTGGATGTCCTAAGGGCTCTCATTTATATTGCCGCCCAGTGTTTGGGGGCTTTATTGGGGGCCGGGGCCCTCTACTTGGCTTTGCCGCGCAAAAGCACTGCAGGCTACTTTGTCACCCGGGTTTGTTCTTAGAAAATCTAGTACAAATGACCAATATGCCTGTTCGCCATCTATATTCTTACGTTGCGCCTCTTTCTTCCTACTCAGGTGCACGATGAGTTGAATGCAGCACAGGCCCTTGGCATCGAGGTCTTATGCACCTTCCAGTTGGTTTTCACCGTTTTCTCAGTTGAGGCCCAGCGACGAAGGGAAAGCCCAGAACCAGGAAATTTGGCTATTGGACTGGCACACACTGCAGGGGTCATGATAGGGGTGAGGAGCAAGCTTGTTACTGTTTTTATCTTTTGTGTATGTTACATGTCATCAGAAATACTTATACAATATGAAACAATCCATCGTCCATCCTCTTCCGCTTATCCAGCCGGGGGGGTGAGGTTACGAGGGGGTAGTAGCTTTGACAGGCAATCCCAGACTTCTTGCTCTTTCTCCAGCCACCTCATTTAACTCTTCTGGTGGGCACGTGAGTGGACCAGTTGGGAGATAAAGTGAGGACCCCCAGAGCCAGCTCCCAGTGGGATCAACCTGGAACACTTAACCAGGGAGGCACGCAGAGGCGTCCGAACCAGATGTTCGAGCCACCCTATTTGGCTCCACTCCATGTGGAGGAGCATCGGTTCTGCCCACCTAGATGACTGAGCTTCTCCAAGGGAAACTCATTTTGCCTGTTTGTATCTGGAATTGAGAGCGTCGCCTTTTGGGTCAGCTCTTTCTACTGATACAACCCTGCCCCAAGGAAGCTTTTAATAATCTCAGGGACTTTCACTCCAGTGACAGCAAAACCCAACTCTCAGTCCTCAGACTCTGCATGTCGGTGGATTCAGAATTTTTCTTTGAGGACTCTCCCCACTGACTCACAATATCCAGGGTTGAGGTCAACACTGCCTCATCACCACTTTACATTTCACTCCGATGCTTGTTTGTATATTTGTGCCCTCCAATTCGATGGTGACCAGGCCAGGGTCTTCTGGGATAGATCTTCATAGCTATAGAAATTGGtgaatgcatggatggatgattttCGACAATTTAATAGCTAATGTGTTGTTCCCTTGGCAGGCTCGGTTCTCTGGTGCCAGTATGAACCCTGCTCGCTCTCTTGGTCCGGCCATCATCATGGGATTTTGGGAAAACCATTGGGTGAGGAATACCAGCTCTAATGTGTGGTCATATtggacccctagattaggtctCTTTTGAGACCTAAAAGAATGTCCGgggggaatttcaaaatcgcCCAGGATTTTGTTGGACAGCACATTGCCAATAGAATTGCCACTCCGTTCCATTTGACTCAATTCCAGGTTTTTCTGCAATGCTGAAACAAAAATGCTCGTTCGTGGaggagttgaataaaaaaaaaatccgtgctTTCGCCAGGGTTGTGATCCCTATGAAGCTGAGTGCTTGACATGCAAGGCAGGCACTTATGTGTCTGTGGCAAATAAAGGAGGACTGATGAGGAGCCCTTTGTTCTTCTTCAAATGCTGCACCGATGGctgtatttcttttgtctttttttacttaGTGTACCACTATAAAACTAGATAGTGTtagtgtaaatatatttttgttattgtttatgttttgtgttattcgggccaataaatgtaataaatacagacactgtcatttgtgtcataacataTGACACAAATGGCCCCTccccataaaataaataaataaataaataaataaataaataaaaaaaaatagtgccccCCCTCCTAAAAAAAGGTGTCCTCTTCTTCAGAAACCCAAGTCTGGTCACCTTATGAATTCCATAAGAAATTAGATCGCCATGGGTAATTGTATTTATAGATCCACAGAAAGCTTAAAATAGCACGATACACCTCCTTTAAATATTCTGTCAGAATCTTTTTACTCCATGGAACGCTTTGTTCATggatcatttgttttttaatggggGAGGTTTTAAAAAGTCTACAATGATCCACAATTAAATCATATTCATCAAATAATACCTCTCTTGCATGGTCAATCAAATCAGAGCGgttctatttttttatgctttttttgGTGTATTAAAAGAGTGTCTGGTATCCATTTCCATCCACCTGCAGGTGTATTGGATCGGACCGGTCATCGGAGCAGTACTGGCCGGTGTGTCCCATGAATTCCTCTTTGCACAAAGCGCCTCTCGCCAGAAGCTGGTTGCGTGTATGATGTGCAAAGACATTGAAATCGTGGAGACGACCAGCATGACTGGCTCGTCCCTGTCTACCGTCACTCAGAATGCTGCCAGAGCCAAACAGGCCCACAAACAAGACAActaaagtgtgaaaatgcaaATCAGTGCGATCACATCTGAATGTGATGTCTCATATTTGCATCGACCGAGACCACGTTGTTATATTTTCTGCTGTCACATTTGCAAATCATTAGACGACACAATGAAGGCTCATCAAAGCCTTCCCGCAAACAACCCCacgcttgttgttgttgttgttgttgtgttgcaTCCTGAGGCCAGGAAGGCTTTGAAATGCTAAACAACTCTTAGATTCTGCCTATTAGTATGTGTTTCTTCTGCCAGCCTTTTTGTCCACAATCAAACAAATTTTAGCGTGGTGGGGGGTCATATTCAGTGGCAATCTACTTTGTTATTGGAAATTGacactattttgtgtgtttgggcATGTGTACCAGAAATACGGGGCACTGTGAATATATTTATCTGAGTGACTACATTTTGTAAGCAAACCGTTTCAAACAGGTTTCATGTCCATTGAGTTCaacattaaaatatttgatagtcgtctttacattacatttacgttaccgtaattttcggactataagtcgcgttttttttcatagtttggggggggggggggttgacttatatacatatatatgttttgtttttttcacttttttgggcattttatggctggtgcgacttatactccggtgcgacttatagtccgaaaattacggtacattttacATCATGAGTTAGAATTAGCTATACAGTATTTgtgaaattgtctttttttgcgAACCATGTtagtgttgtgtttttttccttttcctataAATACAGTTTATTTTGCATGTATTGTTAATTGTGAGTCAGAATTGTTTGTCTTctattatgtttgttttttcgtCCGATTTGTACTTTCTGTAAAGCACTTTGTATGCAACTTATAGTTGTTTTGAAAGTCTTCTATAATTAAAGTTGAGTTGACTTTCGAGATGTTATTGCTGGTTGTAAAAGCCGGGCCATGTCCCGATGAGTCGAGCCCGCAAAACAAGTTGGATCTACAGTAATCTAATCTACACAGCGCCAGAATGTGCACAAAAGCCGTAACCACGGCGTCGCTGCCAGCATTTTACATTGTGTGTCTTCTTTCCAACACGTAACGGCAAGCTCAGCAATCTGCATTCACGCTCCCCTCCCACCTCCCTTGGGCAGAAAGAGGGCTCTGGAC
This region of Syngnathus typhle isolate RoL2023-S1 ecotype Sweden linkage group LG2, RoL_Styp_1.0, whole genome shotgun sequence genomic DNA includes:
- the LOC133149988 gene encoding aquaporin-4, producing the protein MMWHELRSRQFWQAMMAELIGTLVLVSAVLGASVPDRDETPVGPLYPAVAVGAVIVVLGHCFGEISGAQVNPAVTLSLLATRRLDVLRALIYIAAQCLGALLGAGALYLALPRKSTAGYFVTRVHDELNAAQALGIEVLCTFQLVFTVFSVEAQRRRESPEPGNLAIGLAHTAGVMIGARFSGASMNPARSLGPAIIMGFWENHWVYWIGPVIGAVLAGVSHEFLFAQSASRQKLVACMMCKDIEIVETTSMTGSSLSTVTQNAARAKQAHKQDN